One window from the genome of Acidobacteriota bacterium encodes:
- a CDS encoding NAD(P)-dependent oxidoreductase, whose product MTDRIVLVTGGAGFLGEHVARSLLASGSRVRVFDHAPSPAWAGLAGLESIQGDVRDRAALVRAAAGVSAIVHAAFASPRQDASLITDVNLRGTENVSAAAAAHGVRRVVLVSSTVAGWAPRPHPFLRHSPLSRLDLYRATRTEAEVMLARASPATFAAAIVRPQSFLGPGRLGAFGIIFELIRTGDPVPVLGTGAHRYQLLGVDDLAEGIRLLAATEHEGTFLFGANIFGTVNDDLTALLAHAGTNATLRHIPAALARPALRAIELTGMVPLSEWHRHSAWGHDSVADTTRARLELGWRPERSNIEALVNAYDWYVETVARTGDAPRTHAVPRAHRMLRGLLSLLPHA is encoded by the coding sequence ATGACAGACCGGATCGTCCTCGTCACGGGCGGCGCCGGTTTCCTTGGAGAACATGTCGCCCGGAGTCTTCTGGCTTCCGGTTCCCGCGTCCGCGTGTTTGACCACGCGCCCTCCCCCGCGTGGGCGGGCCTGGCCGGTCTCGAGTCTATTCAGGGGGACGTGCGCGACCGGGCGGCTCTGGTCCGGGCCGCTGCAGGCGTCTCGGCCATTGTTCATGCCGCCTTCGCTTCTCCCAGGCAGGACGCAAGTCTCATCACCGATGTGAATCTCAGAGGCACCGAAAACGTCTCGGCCGCCGCGGCGGCACACGGCGTCCGGCGGGTGGTGCTGGTCAGCTCGACCGTGGCCGGGTGGGCGCCGAGGCCGCATCCCTTCCTGCGCCATTCTCCGCTGAGCCGTCTCGACCTGTACCGTGCCACGCGGACGGAGGCCGAGGTCATGCTGGCCAGGGCCTCACCCGCGACATTTGCCGCCGCGATCGTGCGCCCGCAATCGTTCCTGGGTCCAGGCCGGCTCGGCGCCTTCGGGATCATCTTCGAGTTGATCAGGACCGGCGATCCCGTGCCAGTACTCGGCACTGGCGCTCACCGGTATCAACTACTTGGCGTGGACGATCTGGCTGAAGGGATCAGGCTGCTCGCAGCCACCGAGCACGAGGGAACATTTTTGTTCGGCGCCAACATTTTTGGCACGGTCAACGACGACCTCACAGCGCTTCTCGCGCATGCCGGTACGAACGCCACACTTCGACACATTCCGGCCGCACTGGCGCGACCAGCCCTCAGGGCCATCGAGCTCACCGGCATGGTCCCTCTCTCAGAGTGGCATCGGCACAGTGCCTGGGGGCACGACTCGGTTGCCGATACGACCCGGGCCCGACTCGAGCTTGGGTGGCGACCCGAGCGCAGCAACATTGAGGCACTGGTCAACGCGTATGACTGGTACGTCGAAACCGTCGCACGCACTGGAGATGCCCCACGCACGCACGCGGTACCACGTGCGCACCGAATGCTGCGTGGTCTGCTCTCGTTGCTGCCGCATGCCTGA
- a CDS encoding glycosyltransferase family 2 protein has translation MSARLSVVVPVFNDADGLVRCLTAITGSDFRDFECLVVDDGSTVAIAPVVASFGARVIRVDDGPKGPAHARNIGSASATGDILVFVDADVVIAPGTLRAFAATFDRDPDVAAVFGSYDDAPATTDFVSQYKNLFHHFVHQHAGEEAATFWSGCGAIRRTVFHTAGGFDAVRYPRPCIEDIELGYRLRAAGHRILLNKHIQVKHLKRWTLRGMVKTDVFDRGVPWTQLILERRRLPNDLNLQFTQRLSAMLAYSMLVYVALAAFFHNIVLLPLIAGLFIMVVAAMDWSSKSPLFHLNSRRSEWICYGLIAVIGALAVALDELRMLPPLAVLLTSMVAGRWLRATGWFGRRLLLVFVVGALATIIVVLLSRFSFPIVAPLLAAALLIVLLNFRLYLFFIRTRGHMFALAALPMHLFYFSYALASLLIGVAMFVRGSRNRDQAAAGAA, from the coding sequence ATGAGCGCAAGACTTTCGGTGGTCGTTCCCGTGTTCAACGACGCGGACGGACTTGTGCGGTGCCTCACCGCCATCACCGGCTCAGACTTCCGGGATTTCGAGTGTCTCGTGGTGGATGATGGCTCGACCGTGGCCATTGCCCCGGTGGTGGCCTCCTTTGGTGCTCGAGTGATCCGCGTGGATGATGGGCCCAAGGGGCCGGCCCACGCGCGCAACATCGGATCCGCGAGCGCGACCGGAGACATTCTGGTGTTTGTCGATGCCGACGTGGTGATTGCGCCCGGCACCCTGCGGGCCTTCGCCGCTACCTTCGACCGCGATCCCGATGTGGCTGCGGTCTTCGGGTCGTACGATGATGCTCCAGCTACGACGGATTTTGTGTCGCAGTACAAGAACCTCTTCCATCATTTTGTCCATCAACACGCAGGTGAGGAGGCGGCGACGTTCTGGAGCGGCTGCGGTGCAATCCGGCGCACAGTGTTTCACACCGCCGGCGGATTCGATGCGGTGCGGTACCCCCGGCCCTGCATCGAGGACATCGAGTTGGGCTACCGGTTGCGCGCCGCCGGGCACCGCATTCTTCTCAACAAACACATCCAGGTGAAACACCTGAAGCGCTGGACACTGCGCGGGATGGTGAAGACGGATGTGTTCGACCGAGGGGTTCCATGGACGCAGTTGATTCTTGAGCGCCGCCGGCTGCCGAACGACCTCAATCTGCAGTTCACCCAGCGCCTGAGCGCGATGCTGGCTTACTCGATGCTGGTGTATGTGGCACTCGCGGCCTTCTTTCACAACATCGTGTTGTTGCCGCTTATTGCCGGCCTGTTTATCATGGTGGTCGCCGCGATGGACTGGTCCAGCAAGTCGCCGCTGTTTCATCTGAACAGCCGCCGGTCAGAGTGGATTTGTTACGGCCTCATTGCCGTGATTGGCGCGCTGGCGGTGGCCCTGGATGAGCTTCGAATGCTCCCCCCACTCGCGGTGCTGCTCACGTCGATGGTTGCCGGGCGCTGGCTGCGCGCCACTGGCTGGTTCGGGAGACGGCTGCTCCTCGTCTTCGTCGTTGGTGCCCTGGCCACCATCATCGTCGTCTTATTGAGCCGGTTTTCGTTTCCCATCGTGGCGCCGTTGCTGGCAGCGGCCCTGCTGATTGTGCTGTTGAATTTCCGCCTGTACCTGTTCTTCATCCGCACGCGCGGCCACATGTTTGCGCTGGCGGCCCTCCCCATGCACCTCTTCTACTTCAGCTATGCCCTGGCGTCCCTGCTGATTGGCGTCGCGATGTTCGTGCGCGGCTCGCGGAACAGAGACCAGGCCGCAGCAGGGGCCGCCTAG